One window of Acipenser ruthenus chromosome 17, fAciRut3.2 maternal haplotype, whole genome shotgun sequence genomic DNA carries:
- the LOC117423395 gene encoding trinucleotide repeat-containing gene 6C protein isoform X3 translates to MEEKKKKKQEEKKKKEAAHRKAAEQKTKVPVSAKLSPSPPHPANPSVTPPIPTVSSSGNGKRAPPSAQQQQQQPPPAAPRFPPREVPPRFRQQEHKQLLKRGQPLPAGTLATTGQPGASSPPQTPASPSKQHTELPHQSGLGAQYENLHWGHQPSNRIWDQVIIDQSDTEAWPSISYSESHAPPECTTDIDCTTEISSSSNMSIATGAGQQSHFSTHHPSSKNSGNHSGNMVSNQGGASRGWGAAPTHCPSAIGSEGKTDSMPMGGRGQPCWGSSNFNLNLNPNANPAAWPVLGHEGAGMGGGGLGGNNPPPPPNLCSPASAPPAQVGGGSMGSTNGNPIGGSGNSPWGSILPPDPTESRPSPSTNVSFSVEPQNLSTDGPNYTKQQPLSPIHGLPSWGSVPVDMVPLVQPQVNGEGGSVWGNGDAKPTASKDSAWDSGPPSDPGILTPWGRGGSNAGAWGRSACSGGGDWGKHSSEAKGWETSDSPPQEQTVSWSNAPASEGSNDSLEGRSCRMERPHGELDAPPSLPRQDLDPRVLSNTGWGQTPVRQHTAWELEELARSDRKNDTGADSWSTGSSSSSSSGPPPAPATASANPAAAHMSNSGGKGEGSSSNTSASPGWGNPAPVIPTPASSQPSSSWGEAVSKEAHSGPGECAGSSNSTAPKGGMSWGQEEKSPSWDDPPAKPEPQSWGEGPKPGHGWGTGASGGGDWGEPREEKKNGVTAASWEENPRNAGWGKQGAGVRGGWMEAQRPNAPVQGWGGKPQDNSNSSGSVGSWGGAGTVKQCGTGWGGGGRGGSKQEQGGEPTGWEEPSPPSMRRKMEIDDGTSAWGDPSTYKKTVNLWDKNNPVIQSSPGSAAASNNHGSAAAGNNHGSAAASNNHGSAAASNSTHHRHHHSHAQSHAQSHAQNHSHAQGHTQSHNQTNTQSHSHAPSNTNNNPPEQTTPHQQSAPQNRSVLAGPGWGDLPSARPKPEPSWGEPISTATAVDNGTSAWGKPPGSCGGWGDNPSDPSGPYGRVNPPSGPAPCKPASKSMQDGWGGSPDELGGWDREEGDVWNSAASQENNLPCSSWGNLPKKGPQKVIKVPSKQDEAWILSRLIKQLTDIGFPREPAEEALKSNSMNLDQAMSALLEKKSELDRRGMGMCDYNGLLSKPLGCRPPAISKESSSDRSPFLDKDGGLVEDAPASPFLPSPSLKLPLSSSALPSQALGGVPLGLAMQNMNNRQMQSSMFGNSGAAQFRAMQQQQQQQQQPAVPPLNSSQPSVRAQVPQFLSPQVQAQLLQFAAKNIGLNPALLTSPMNPQHMTLLNQLYQLQLSYQRLQIQQQMLQAQRSVSGPMRQQEQQVARTINNMQQQIQQHQRQLAQALLMKQQPPPHPSMHPGTGKSALDSFPPHLQAPGLPDLQTKEQQCSPNSFPPHPLSGLNPNMNVNSMDVGSGLSMKDSSQSQSRLPQWTHPNSMENLSGTSTPLEQNLSKHEFCPGVPWKGLQNIDPETDPNVTPGSVPSGPTINTNIQDVNRYLLRDRSGGSSPTSSQNTTLPSQSVWPVSAYTSSFSMCESATNTAGKLSDMKSTWSPGPISHPQASLSHELWKVPQGPRNPSAPTRPPPGLTNTKPSSTWGGNSLGLTPGWSSSYTSGTTWSTDSSARTSSWLVLRNLTPQIDGSTLRTLCMQHGPLLTFHLNLTQGNAVVRYSSKEEAAKAQKSLHMCVLGNTTILAEFAGEEDVNRFFAQGQSLTPTTSWQAHPGTNQTRLGGAGHWNSGGGKGGSELLWGGVPQYSSLWGPPGGEDSRGIGSPTPINTLLPGDLLSGETM, encoded by the exons TGCCAGTATCTGCCAAGCTCAGCCCCAGCCCTCCCCACCCTGCCAATCCCAGCGTGACTCCTCCCATCCCCACGGTTAGCAGCAGCGGCAATGGCAAGCGAGCTCCTCCCAgcgcccagcagcagcagcagcagccgccgCCGGCAGCCCCGCGCTTCCCTCCCCGCGAGGTTCCCCCACGCTTCCGCCAGCAGGAGCACAAGCAGCTACTGAAGAGGGGACAGCCACTGCCAGCAGGGACTCTCGCCACCACGGGACAGCCAGGGGCCAGCTCGCCCCCTCAGACCCCCGCCAGCCCCAGCAAGCAGCACACAG AGTTGCCCCACCAGAGTGGCCTGGGTGCCCAGTATGAGAATCTCCACTGGGGACACCAGCCCAGCAACCGCATCTGGGATCAAGTGATCATCGACCAGAGTGACACGGAAGCGTGGCCTTCCATTTCCTACAGCGAGAGCCACGCCCCCCCAGAATGCACCACAGATATTGACTGTACTACAGagataagcagcagcagcaacatgaGCATAGCCACGGGGGCCGGGCAGCAAAGCCACTTCTCGACCCACCACCCCAGCAGTAAAAACAGCGGCAACCACTCTGGAAACATGGTTTCCAACCAGGGCGGAGCCAGTCGGGGCTGGGGCGCTGCTCCCACCCACTGCCCCTCTGCCATTGGCAGCGAGGGGAAGACAGACAGCATGCCAATGGGAGGGAGGGGTCAGCCCTGCTGGGGGTCCTCCAACTTTAACTTGAACCTCAACCCTAACGCCAACCCGGCTGCGTGGCCAGTATTGGGGCACGAAGGGGCTGGAATGGGGGGTGGTGGACTAGGAGGCAAcaacccccctcctcccccaaaCCTCTGCAGTCCAGCTAGTGCCCCGCCAGCCCAGGTAGGGGGCGGGAGTATGGGCAGCACCAATGGGAACCCTATAGGGGGCAGTGGCAACAGTCCATGGGGGAGCATACTTCCACCAGACCCAACAGAGTCACGACCCTCACCGTCCACAAATGTGTCTTTTAGCGTCGAACCTCAGAACCTTAGCACTGATGGACCAAATTACACTAAACAGCAGCCCCTCAGCCCCATCCATGGCCTGCCAAGCTGGGGTTCTGTCCCTGTGGACATGGTGCCTCTTGTGCAACCACAGGTCAATGGGGAGGGGGGCTCAGTGTGGGGGAATGGAGACGCCAAGCCAACAGCTTCCAAGGATTCAGCTTGGGATTCTGGGCCTCCCAGTGACCCTGGAATTCTGACGCCTTGGGGCCGAGGCGGCAGTAATGCAGGGGCCTGGGGCCGATCGGCCTGCAGTGGAGGTGGAGACTGGGGCAAGCATTCCAGCGAGGCCAAAGGGTGGGAGACATCAGACTCCCCCCCACAGGAGCAGACCGTTTCCTGGTCCAACGCCCCCGCCAGCGAAGGAAGCAACGACAGCCTTGAAGGGAGATCCTGCAGGATGGAGAGACCTCATGGGGAGCTCGATGCTCCCCCTTCTCTGCCTAGACAAGACCTGGACCCACGGGTGCTGTCCAACACCGGCTGGGGCCAGACCCCTGTCAGGCAGCACACAGCCTGGGAGCTGGAGGAGCTGGCACGGTCTGATCGCAAGAACGACACGGGGGCCGACTCCTGGAGCACAGGGTCATCTTCATCATCCTCGTCCGGCCCCCCGCCAGCGCCTGCAACCGCCAGTGCGAACCCTGCTGCTGCTCACATGTCTAACTCAGGTGGGAAGGGTGAAGGGTCCAGTTCCAATACCTCGGCATCTCCGGGCTGGGGAAACCCTGCCCCGGTGATACCCACACCAGCCTCCAGCCAGCCCAGCTCCAGCTGGGGTGAGGCCGTCAGCAAGGAAGCACACAGCGGGCCTGGCGAGTGTGCCGGCAGCTCCAACTCTACTGCCCCCAAAGGTGGGATGTCCTGGGGTCAGGAGGAGAAGTCTCCCAGCTGGGATGACCCACCTGCCAAACCCGAACCTCAGAGCTGGGGCGAGGGACCCAAGCCTGGACATGGCTGGGGTACAGGGGCGAGTGGGGGGGGGGATTGGGGGGAGCCCAGGGAGGAGAAGAAGAACGGTGTGACTGCAGCCTCTTGGGAAGAGAACCCCCGGAATGCTGGCTGGGGAAAGCAAGGAGCAGGAGTCAGGGGAGGTTGGATGGAAGCACAGAGGCCCAATGCTCCGGTGCAAGGATGGGGAGGCAAGCCCCAAGACAATAGTAATAGCAGCGGCAGCGTAGGGTCCTGGGGGGGAGCAGGCACAGTGAAACAGTGCGGAACGggctgggggggagggggtagggGTGGGAGCAAGCAAGAGCAAGGGGGTGAACCTACGGGTTGGGAAgagccctcccctccctccatgCGCCGCAAGATGGAGATCGACGATGGTACCTCAGCTTGGGGAGACCCGAGCACCTACAAGAAGACTGTCAACTTGTGGGACAAAAACAACCCTGTTATTCAGAGCAGCCCTGGCAGCGCTGCTGCCAGCAACAACCACGGCAGCGCTGCTGCCGGCAACAACCACGGCAGCGCTGCTGCCAGCAACAACCACGGCAGCGCTGCTGCCAGCAACAGCACCCACCACCGTCACCACCACAGCCACGCCCAGAGCCATGCCCAGAGCCATGCCCAGAACCACAGCCACGCCCAGGGTCACACCCAGAGCCACAACCAGACCAACACCCAGAGCCACAGCCACGCACCCAGCAACACAAATAACAACCCACCAGAGCAAACCACACCTCATCAACAAAGTGCCCCCCAGAACAGATCTGTACTCGCTGGGCCAG GATGGGGAGACTTGCCCAGCGCTCGGCCGAAACCTGAGCCCTCGTGGGGGGAGCCCATCTCCACGGCAACAGCGGTGGATAACGGGACCTCGGCCTGGGGGAAGCCCCCTGGCagctgtggggggtggggggacaaCCCCTCCGATCCGTCAGGGCCCTACGGCAGGGTGAACCCCCCCTCAGGACCGGCCCCCTGCAAGCCAG CCTCCAAATCTATGCAAGATGGTTGGGGAGGCAGTCCGGACGAGCTGGGCGGGTGGGATCGGGAGGAGGGGGATGTGTGGAACAGCGCTGCTTCCCAGGAGAACAACTTGCCCTGCAGCTCCTGGGGGAACCTGCCCAAGAAGGGACCGCAAAAG GTCATCAAGGTCCCCAGCAAGCAGGACGAGGCCTGGATCCTGAGCCGGCTGATCAAACAGCTCACAGACATTGGCTTCCCG CGGGAGCCGGCTGAGGAAGCCCTGAAGAGCAACAGCATGAACCTGGACCAGGCGATGA GCGCCCTGCTGGAAAAGAAGAGCGAGCTGGACAGGCGGGGGATGGGAATGTGCGACTACAACGGCCTGCTGTCCAAACCGCTGGGCTGCCGGCCCCCCGCAATCTCCAAAGAGTCTTCCTCAGACCGCTCCCCTTTCCTCGATAAG GACGGCGGCCTAGTGGAAGACGCCCCAGCCTCACCATTTTTGCCTTCTCCGAGCCTGAAGCTCCCACTCTCCAGCAGTGCCCTGCCCAGCCAGGCCCTGGGCGGGGTCCCCTTGGGGCTGGCCATGCAAAACATGAACAACAGACAG aTGCAGAGCAGCATGTTTGGCAATAGCGGAGCAGCACAATTCAGGgccatgcagcagcagcagcagcagcagcagcagccagcagTGCCGCCTCTCAACTCCTCCCAGCCTAGTGTTCGCGCTCAAGTGCCTCAGTTTCTCTCCCCTCAG GTTCAAGCACAGCTCTTGCAGTTTGCAGCAAAAAACATTGGTCTGAACCCTGCACTTTTAACCTCACCAATGAACCCTCAGCACATGACCCTGTTGAACCAGCTCTACCAACTGCAGCTG TCGTACCAGCGTTTACAAATCCAGCAGCAGATGTTGCAGGCTCAGCGCAGTGTTTCCGGTCCCATGAGACAGCAAGAGCAGCAG GTCGCACGTACAATCAATAACATGCAGCAGCAAATCCAACAGCACCAGCGACAGCTGGCCCAGGCCCTTCTCATGAAGCAGCAGCCTCCACCTCATCCCAGCATGCACCCTGGCACAGGAAAATCAGCCCTGGATAGCTTTCCACCCCACCTCCAGGCTCCGGGCCTACCTGACCTGCAGACCAAAGAGCAGCAGTGTTCTCCGAACTCCTTCCCCCCTCACCCACTCT CTGGACTGAATCCAAACATGAATGTAAACAGCATGGACGTGGGTAGCGGTCTGTCCATGAAGGACTCCTCTCAGTCTCAGTCCCGTCTCCCGCAGTGGACACACCCCAATTCCATGGAGAACCTCTCTGGCACCTCCACTCCTCTGGAGCAGAACCTCAGCAAGCACG AGTTCTGTCCTGGCGTGCCCTGGAAAGGACTGCAGAATATCGACCCTGAAACTGACCCCAATGTGACCCCAGGAAGTGTTCCCAGCGGCCCCACCATCAACACCAATATCCAGGATGTAAACCGTTACCTGCTCAGGGACAGGAGTGGAG GCTCATCCCCCACATCATCTCAGAATACCACGCTGCCTTCACAGAGTGTCTGGCCTGTCAGTGCCTACACTAGCTCTTTCAGTATGTGTGAGTCTGCAACCAACACTGCAG GTAAACTATCAGATATGAAGTCGACCTGGTCCCCTGGCCCCATCTCTCACCCCCAGGCCTCCCTGTCCCATGAGCTCTGGAAGGTGCCTCAAGGCCCCCGAAACCCTTCTGCTCCCACGCGGCCCCCCCCAGGGCTCACCAACACCAAGCCATCATCCACCTGGGGGGGCAACTCACTGGGCTTGACGCCAGGCTGGAGCAGCTCCTACACCTCCG GGACCACGTGGAGCACTGACAGCTCGGCAAGAACGAGCAGCTGGCTGGTTCTGCGCAACCTCACCCCCCAG ATTGACGGCTCGACTCTGCGGACGCTATGCATGCAGCACGGCCCTCTCCTTACATTCCATCTGAACCTGACCCAAGGGAACGCCGTCGTCCGCTATAGCTCCAAGGAGGAGGCAGCCAAAGCACAGAAATCCTTGCACAT GTGCGTTCTGGGTAACACTACCATCCTGGCAGAGTTCGCCGGGGAGGAGGACGTGAACCGCTTCTTTGCACAGGGTCAATCTCTGACCCCCACCACCAGCTGGCAGGCCCATCCGGGCACCAATCAGACGCGTTTGGGAGGGGCAGGGCACTGGAATAGCGGCGGAGGGAAGGGGGGCAGCGAGCTGCTGTGGGGAGGGGTCCCCCAGTATTCCAGTCTCTGGGGACCCCCTGGAGGAGAGGACTCCAGGGGGATCGGGAGCCCCACCCCCATCAACACACTGCTTCCGGGAGACTTGCTGAGTGGAGAGACCATGTAG